The proteins below are encoded in one region of Sulfitobacter sp. SK012:
- a CDS encoding type I secretion system permease/ATPase produces the protein MMSDLVKNGRAELREVRKRSRYLYWTVGLFSLFANLLMLTGPMYMLQVYDRVLGSGSQETLIALSLLVLFMYTIMGILDYTRGRIMARVGARFQEDLDRRVFDAVVRKSAVAPDVKTNGGLADLEAVQRLITSPVFMAGFDLPWTPIFFAGIFIFHAYLGYLALAGAALLVLIAVANQMLSRHAQAKAGVSGQAASAMADQIRTEAEIVQAMGMRDAAFTRWQKARTVALESQVRATDVGGTFTSMTKTLRLILQSAMLGMGAYLVLKNELTPGAMIAGSILLGRALAPVEMALNQWPIVQRGMGAWGNLAELLGAVSPEPPRTELPKPKALLQARNLTVVPPGEKQASLKSVTFTVEPGQAVGVIGPSGAGKSTLARTLTGVWRPAGGSVRLDSAALEHYGTETLGRHIGYLPQRVQLFDGTIAQNIARLADNPDDAKVVAAAKMAAAHEMILELPQGYDTLIQSGQVRLSGGQMQRIGLARALYDDPVLVVLDEPNSNLDNVGSQALNHAIREMKAAGRSVMIMAHRPAAIQECDSLLVLDGGMRMAFGPKDEVLAGMVKNHKQLKKAPADSGGVT, from the coding sequence ATGATGAGCGATCTCGTGAAGAACGGTCGAGCAGAGCTGCGCGAGGTGCGCAAGCGCAGTAGATATCTCTATTGGACAGTTGGGCTTTTTAGCTTGTTTGCCAATCTGCTGATGCTTACGGGTCCGATGTATATGCTGCAGGTTTACGACCGCGTTCTGGGTTCTGGGTCGCAGGAAACGTTGATCGCGTTATCGTTGCTGGTGCTATTTATGTACACGATTATGGGCATCCTCGACTATACGCGCGGTCGTATCATGGCCCGCGTCGGTGCCCGCTTTCAAGAAGATCTGGACCGACGTGTCTTTGATGCGGTTGTGCGTAAATCCGCCGTGGCCCCTGATGTCAAAACCAACGGTGGCCTTGCCGATCTTGAGGCAGTTCAACGCCTGATCACGTCGCCTGTTTTTATGGCTGGCTTTGACTTGCCTTGGACACCGATCTTTTTCGCGGGGATTTTCATTTTCCACGCCTATCTTGGATACTTGGCGCTTGCGGGTGCGGCGCTTTTAGTGCTGATCGCTGTGGCAAACCAAATGTTGTCTCGGCATGCGCAAGCAAAAGCTGGCGTGTCGGGCCAAGCCGCCTCTGCAATGGCGGATCAAATCCGTACCGAAGCGGAGATTGTCCAAGCGATGGGCATGCGCGATGCCGCCTTCACCCGTTGGCAAAAGGCGCGCACCGTCGCGCTTGAAAGCCAAGTTCGGGCGACTGATGTGGGCGGTACCTTTACATCAATGACAAAAACACTGCGGTTGATTTTGCAATCGGCGATGCTGGGCATGGGCGCCTATTTGGTCCTGAAGAATGAATTGACACCGGGAGCTATGATCGCGGGGTCGATCCTTTTGGGTCGCGCGTTGGCACCGGTTGAGATGGCGTTGAACCAATGGCCCATCGTACAACGTGGTATGGGCGCTTGGGGCAATTTAGCGGAACTTTTGGGCGCAGTATCGCCAGAGCCGCCACGCACAGAATTGCCAAAGCCCAAAGCCCTTTTGCAGGCTCGCAACCTGACTGTTGTGCCGCCCGGCGAAAAACAGGCTTCGCTCAAATCAGTGACCTTTACTGTTGAGCCAGGACAGGCGGTTGGCGTGATTGGCCCGTCTGGTGCTGGTAAATCAACCTTGGCACGTACGCTGACAGGTGTTTGGCGCCCCGCAGGCGGTTCGGTTCGCTTGGACAGTGCCGCGCTTGAGCATTACGGAACCGAAACACTCGGTCGCCATATCGGTTATTTGCCCCAGCGCGTGCAGCTTTTTGATGGCACGATAGCCCAGAACATTGCTCGATTGGCTGATAACCCTGACGACGCAAAGGTTGTTGCCGCGGCCAAGATGGCCGCGGCCCATGAAATGATCCTAGAGTTGCCGCAGGGTTACGACACGTTGATCCAATCCGGGCAGGTGCGTCTTTCGGGTGGGCAGATGCAGCGGATTGGGCTTGCACGGGCGCTCTATGATGATCCGGTGCTGGTTGTGCTCGATGAACCTAACTCGAACCTCGACAATGTCGGCTCGCAAGCGCTTAATCACGCAATCCGCGAGATGAAAGCGGCAGGACGTTCGGTGATGATCATGGCACACCGACCCGCGGCAATTCAGGAATGCGACTCGCTGTTGGTGCTGGATGGTGGGATGCGCATGGCCTTTGGTCCAAAGGACGAGGTGTTGGCTGGCATGGTCAAGAATCACAAGCAGCTCAAGAAAGCACCGGCAGATTCAGGAGGCGTAACATGA
- a CDS encoding HlyD family type I secretion periplasmic adaptor subunit, with protein sequence MKSSNNRWSAWRPVLIGFIGLALLFGGFGTWAVTTNIAGAIVASGRLEVEQNRQIVQHDTGGTVSEILVKEGDTVAAGELLIRLDPQQLASQLAINEGQLFELMARRGRLEAERDETDTVTFDEELIAVGLANSDLQELMDGQGNLFTARRNSVAREIEQLGKRRGQIEDQIIGIEAQEASLATQAELIEQQLKSQQSLLDQGLAQAATVIGLQREQARLRGEIGELAASKAQAGGRVTETEIEVLKLGTAGREEAITRLRDLRYRELELIEQRIALRAEIDRLDIRAPVSGIVYSMQVSTPRSVIRTADPLMYLVPQDRPLVIAARVQPIHVDEVSVGQAVKLRLSSLDQRSTPELTGHVVQISADALEDDATGQPYYRAEITLDAGELGKLAEGTVLVPGMPVDAFIRTAERSPMAYLIKPMADYFVRAFRES encoded by the coding sequence ATGAAGAGTTCAAACAACCGCTGGTCGGCTTGGCGGCCAGTCCTTATTGGCTTTATCGGCTTGGCGCTTCTCTTTGGTGGATTTGGGACTTGGGCTGTGACCACGAACATCGCGGGTGCAATTGTTGCGTCCGGACGGCTCGAGGTCGAGCAAAATCGTCAGATCGTGCAGCATGACACAGGCGGCACCGTCTCAGAAATCTTGGTAAAAGAAGGCGACACCGTCGCCGCAGGCGAGCTTTTGATCCGGCTTGATCCGCAACAGCTCGCATCGCAATTGGCGATCAATGAAGGGCAGCTTTTTGAGTTGATGGCGCGTCGTGGCCGTCTGGAAGCGGAACGTGATGAGACCGATACAGTCACCTTTGACGAAGAGTTGATCGCTGTAGGTTTGGCCAATTCTGACCTGCAGGAACTGATGGACGGTCAAGGAAATCTGTTTACCGCGCGCCGTAATTCAGTTGCCCGCGAGATTGAGCAATTGGGTAAGCGTCGAGGCCAAATCGAAGATCAGATTATCGGAATTGAAGCGCAAGAAGCGTCACTTGCAACGCAGGCAGAGTTGATCGAGCAGCAGCTGAAAAGCCAGCAATCGCTACTGGATCAAGGTTTGGCTCAAGCGGCTACTGTTATTGGACTGCAGCGGGAGCAGGCGCGTTTGCGCGGCGAGATCGGCGAGCTTGCGGCGTCCAAGGCACAAGCCGGTGGTCGCGTTACTGAGACGGAAATCGAGGTCCTCAAGTTGGGCACCGCTGGGCGCGAAGAAGCAATCACACGGTTGCGAGATTTGCGGTATCGCGAATTGGAATTGATTGAACAACGCATCGCATTACGGGCTGAGATTGACCGGCTTGATATTCGGGCACCAGTCTCAGGCATTGTTTATTCGATGCAGGTGAGCACGCCGCGTTCGGTGATCCGTACAGCAGATCCTTTGATGTATCTGGTACCCCAAGACCGCCCGTTGGTGATTGCAGCGCGGGTCCAACCGATCCACGTGGATGAAGTGTCGGTGGGTCAAGCTGTCAAACTGCGCCTGTCATCGCTCGATCAACGATCGACGCCCGAACTTACTGGTCATGTGGTGCAGATATCGGCGGATGCGCTGGAAGATGATGCGACAGGCCAGCCTTATTACCGGGCTGAAATAACACTTGATGCAGGTGAACTCGGTAAGTTGGCGGAGGGCACCGTTTTGGTTCCGGGCATGCCTGTGGATGCGTTCATTCGAACTGCTGAACGGTCCCCAATGGCCTACCTGATCAAACCTATGGCTGACTATTTTGTGCGTGCTTTCCGCGAAAGCTGA
- a CDS encoding transglycosylase domain-containing protein, whose protein sequence is MTDSPKRKRPLVADKRYSSKPKASATKAKRKPKRKPRRVKRTGILGWPGRLMRWILRLIWVVTSRAALVGCAILALAIGYFYTTLPPVDELLDGRARGSVTMLDRDGRVFAWRGDQFGGVVTSDSVSPYLKNAVVATEDKRFYRHFGLSPRGIASAVRINLSEGRGPLQGHGGSTITQQVAKLLCLGDPFDPAAGQTEREYEAACRRGSLSRKAKEAIYALAMEAKYSKGEILSIYLNRAYMGGGAYGAEAAAQRFFGKPAATVSAAEAAMLAGLLTAPTTLSPTNSLDRSQNRAATVVRLMEEQRYLTAAEAADAQANPAVLSDAAEAEAGGYFADWVMSSGPEFFTRKTTEDVIIKTTLDPRMQRAAEDGLNWVFDNKVREGSEAQAAIVVMSADGAVRAMVGGRKTKVSGAFNRATQALRQTGSAFKPFIYAAALDLGYSPNDTIDDAPYCQNIPGSGEWCPKNYTKSYKGPVTLTDALKLSLNIPAVKVSESVGRGLVARVAEQFGIKSDLAAGPALALGVSESTLLEMTGAFAGILNGGSSVQPYGLIDLSLRGDTEPLMGTGGGIGERVIQEAAAGQLIYMMEKVVSEGTGQRAQFEGRELAGKTGTTQAARDAWFIGFSADYVAGVWMGYDDNTPLKGVTGGGLPAEIWREVMTRVHEGVPPKPLPMQAPVAPQVVFDGNISTSDPDASGGRGTSVIDKILGDIFGRGSSGTRTERKADRARDNENR, encoded by the coding sequence ATGACTGATTCACCCAAGCGCAAGCGGCCTCTGGTCGCCGATAAGCGCTATTCGTCCAAACCTAAGGCCAGCGCTACAAAAGCGAAGCGCAAGCCAAAGCGCAAACCGCGCCGGGTGAAGCGTACCGGCATCCTTGGATGGCCAGGTCGTTTGATGCGTTGGATCTTGCGGCTGATCTGGGTGGTGACATCCCGTGCAGCACTCGTGGGCTGCGCGATTTTGGCTCTGGCGATCGGTTATTTCTATACGACGTTGCCACCGGTTGACGAACTGCTAGATGGACGCGCGCGCGGCTCGGTTACGATGCTGGATCGCGATGGCCGGGTCTTTGCATGGCGAGGTGATCAATTTGGCGGGGTCGTGACATCAGACAGCGTGTCGCCCTATCTCAAGAACGCGGTGGTCGCGACGGAAGACAAACGGTTCTACCGGCATTTTGGCCTCAGTCCGCGGGGCATCGCATCAGCAGTGCGCATCAACCTGTCAGAAGGGCGCGGACCCTTGCAGGGTCACGGCGGCTCTACCATCACGCAGCAGGTCGCAAAGCTTCTGTGTCTAGGTGATCCTTTTGATCCAGCAGCAGGTCAGACTGAGCGTGAGTACGAGGCGGCGTGCCGTCGCGGCTCCCTGTCTCGCAAAGCCAAAGAGGCGATTTATGCACTCGCGATGGAAGCGAAATACTCCAAGGGTGAAATCCTGTCGATCTATCTGAACCGGGCGTATATGGGCGGCGGCGCGTATGGCGCAGAAGCGGCCGCCCAGCGGTTCTTTGGCAAACCAGCAGCTACAGTCAGCGCGGCTGAAGCGGCGATGTTGGCCGGGTTATTGACTGCCCCCACGACTTTGTCGCCCACCAACAGTTTGGATCGCTCGCAAAATCGCGCGGCAACCGTTGTGCGTCTTATGGAAGAGCAGCGTTATCTAACGGCTGCTGAAGCGGCAGACGCTCAGGCCAACCCCGCCGTCCTGTCAGACGCAGCAGAAGCGGAAGCGGGAGGATACTTTGCTGATTGGGTGATGTCGTCGGGCCCTGAATTTTTCACCCGCAAGACCACAGAAGACGTGATCATCAAGACAACCCTCGATCCGCGGATGCAGCGCGCTGCCGAAGACGGACTGAACTGGGTTTTTGACAATAAGGTCCGCGAGGGGTCAGAGGCTCAGGCGGCGATTGTCGTGATGTCAGCGGATGGGGCCGTGCGTGCCATGGTTGGCGGTCGCAAAACCAAAGTGTCGGGTGCCTTCAATCGGGCCACGCAAGCATTGCGTCAAACCGGATCAGCCTTCAAGCCGTTCATCTATGCTGCAGCGCTTGATTTGGGATACTCTCCTAACGATACAATCGACGACGCGCCTTATTGCCAGAATATCCCCGGCTCCGGAGAATGGTGCCCCAAGAACTATACCAAGAGTTATAAGGGCCCGGTCACGTTGACGGATGCCCTGAAGCTTTCGTTGAACATCCCCGCAGTGAAAGTGTCCGAAAGCGTCGGTCGCGGGTTGGTCGCGCGGGTTGCGGAGCAATTCGGCATTAAGAGTGACCTCGCCGCGGGCCCGGCGCTGGCACTAGGCGTCTCTGAGAGCACCTTGCTGGAAATGACGGGTGCCTTCGCTGGCATCCTGAACGGCGGCTCTTCGGTGCAGCCCTACGGGTTGATCGACCTGAGCTTGCGCGGGGACACGGAACCCTTGATGGGAACAGGCGGTGGGATCGGAGAGCGGGTCATTCAAGAGGCTGCCGCCGGCCAACTGATCTACATGATGGAAAAGGTCGTTTCCGAAGGCACTGGCCAGCGTGCCCAATTTGAAGGCCGCGAGTTGGCAGGCAAAACCGGCACAACCCAAGCTGCGCGCGATGCTTGGTTCATTGGGTTCTCAGCGGATTACGTTGCTGGGGTCTGGATGGGGTATGACGACAATACCCCGCTCAAGGGTGTGACGGGCGGAGGTTTGCCCGCAGAAATCTGGCGCGAGGTCATGACCCGCGTTCATGAGGGGGTGCCGCCCAAGCCGCTCCCAATGCAGGCACCAGTGGCACCTCAGGTGGTCTTTGACGGCAACATCTCTACGTCTGATCCTGATGCAAGTGGGGGGCGTGGAACCAGCGTTATCGACAAGATCTTGGGCGATATATTTGGCAGAGGAAGCAGCGGCACCAGAACGGAGCGCAAGGCAGATCGCGCCCGAGACAATGAAAACCGCTAA
- a CDS encoding amino acid aminotransferase translates to MFETLKAQPADKILALMQMYREDPRDTKVDLGVGVYKDATGLTPVMRAVKKAEHQLWETQVSKVYTGLAGDPAFGDAMIDLVLDGAVARDTIAAAATPGGTGAVRQAFELIQMARPDARVFVSDPTWPNHLSILSYLGIETIPYRYFDNETRGVDFDGLIEDLKTARKGDVVLLHGCCHNPTGANLNPAEWDAVIEVLLQTGATPMIDIAYQGFGDGLAEDAAATRKVVAAVPECLIAASCSKNFGIYRERTGLLMAIASDKSAQQLNQQTLAFLNRQNFSFPPDHGARLVTMILNDSALRADWQAELEEVRHAMLGLRTQLAGELQRLSGSDRFGFLAQHRGMFSRLGTTPEMVEKLRADHGIYMVGDSRMNIAGLNAETVPILAKAIIDVGI, encoded by the coding sequence ATGTTTGAGACCCTCAAAGCACAACCCGCCGACAAGATCCTAGCGTTGATGCAGATGTACCGCGAAGATCCGCGTGACACTAAAGTTGACCTTGGCGTGGGCGTCTACAAAGACGCGACCGGCCTGACACCAGTCATGCGCGCCGTCAAAAAGGCCGAGCATCAGTTGTGGGAAACACAAGTTAGCAAAGTCTACACGGGGCTCGCTGGCGATCCGGCATTTGGCGATGCGATGATCGATCTGGTTCTGGACGGTGCTGTGGCGCGCGACACAATCGCCGCCGCTGCGACGCCGGGCGGGACGGGCGCGGTGCGTCAAGCCTTTGAATTGATCCAGATGGCGCGTCCGGATGCGCGGGTGTTTGTCTCGGATCCGACGTGGCCAAACCATTTGTCGATCCTGTCCTATCTGGGGATAGAAACGATTCCCTACCGCTATTTCGACAACGAAACGCGCGGCGTGGATTTTGATGGATTGATCGAAGACCTCAAGACCGCGCGCAAGGGCGATGTGGTTTTGCTGCATGGCTGCTGCCACAACCCAACGGGGGCAAACCTGAACCCGGCAGAGTGGGATGCGGTGATCGAGGTGCTGTTGCAGACCGGCGCCACACCCATGATCGACATCGCCTATCAGGGCTTTGGCGATGGTCTGGCCGAAGATGCTGCTGCGACGCGCAAAGTTGTCGCCGCGGTGCCGGAATGCCTGATTGCAGCGAGCTGTTCGAAGAACTTTGGCATCTACCGCGAACGCACGGGGCTTTTGATGGCCATTGCGTCAGATAAGTCAGCGCAACAGCTCAACCAACAAACACTGGCATTTCTGAACCGTCAGAACTTTAGCTTTCCGCCCGATCACGGTGCGCGGTTGGTGACGATGATCTTGAATGATAGCGCTTTGCGGGCCGACTGGCAGGCGGAGCTTGAAGAGGTGCGCCATGCCATGCTTGGCCTGCGCACACAGCTCGCGGGTGAACTGCAGCGTTTGTCAGGTTCAGATCGATTTGGGTTCCTCGCACAGCACCGGGGCATGTTCTCAAGGCTGGGAACAACGCCGGAGATGGTTGAAAAGCTGCGCGCAGATCACGGGATCTATATGGTGGGCGACAGCCGTATGAACATCGCTGGGCTGAACGCGGAAACTGTCCCGATTTTGGCCAAGGCGATTATTGACGTTGGTATCTGA
- a CDS encoding ammonium transporter, giving the protein MNLFTKLSITAAAIALPSLGLAQEADTTPTNAEIGFIFTTFMFLVAGFLVFFMAAGFAMLEAGLVRGKNVTMQLTKNVALLSLASVFYFLLGYNLMYPGDGWSIDGMLGAFKFASLEPVGLVGAEPDLTYASVGSDFFFQLMFCAATASIVSGALAERIKLWPFLIFVVLLTSVIYPIQASWKWGGGFLDSMGFLDFAGSTVVHSVGGWAALAGALILGPRIGKYKDGRVVPMPGSNLALATLGMFILWLGWFGFNGGSQLYMDSAANVSDISRIFSNTNTAAAGGAIAALILTQVLYRKPDLTMILNGALAGLVSITAEPLTPSLMSATLIGAVGGVIVVFAVPLLDKFKIDDVVGAIPVHLFAGIWGTIAVVFTNGDANLGTQLYSIVVVGAFVFVTSGIVWFILKMTMGIRVSEEAEIMGLDMSELGMEAYPEFSKS; this is encoded by the coding sequence ATGAACCTGTTCACGAAACTCTCGATCACGGCGGCAGCGATCGCGCTCCCATCGCTAGGTCTGGCACAAGAAGCAGATACGACACCCACCAACGCCGAGATAGGCTTTATTTTCACCACCTTCATGTTCCTTGTGGCAGGCTTTTTGGTGTTCTTCATGGCGGCTGGCTTTGCAATGCTCGAAGCTGGGCTGGTACGCGGCAAAAACGTTACCATGCAGCTGACCAAGAACGTGGCACTTCTTAGCCTCGCTTCCGTGTTTTACTTCCTGTTGGGTTATAACCTGATGTACCCGGGCGACGGTTGGAGCATCGACGGCATGCTTGGCGCGTTTAAGTTCGCAAGCCTCGAACCTGTCGGTCTTGTCGGAGCTGAGCCTGATCTGACCTATGCCTCTGTTGGTTCAGATTTCTTCTTTCAATTGATGTTCTGTGCCGCGACGGCATCCATCGTGTCAGGCGCATTGGCCGAGCGGATCAAACTCTGGCCGTTCTTGATCTTTGTGGTTCTTCTGACATCCGTAATCTACCCAATCCAAGCGTCTTGGAAATGGGGCGGCGGTTTCTTGGACAGCATGGGTTTCCTTGATTTTGCGGGCTCAACCGTTGTGCACTCCGTAGGCGGCTGGGCTGCTTTGGCAGGCGCGCTGATCCTCGGCCCACGTATCGGCAAATACAAAGATGGCCGTGTCGTTCCAATGCCGGGTAGCAACCTTGCCCTTGCGACGCTGGGTATGTTCATCCTGTGGCTCGGTTGGTTCGGCTTTAATGGCGGCTCACAACTCTACATGGATAGCGCTGCCAACGTCTCTGACATCAGCCGCATCTTCTCCAACACCAACACAGCTGCTGCTGGTGGTGCGATTGCCGCACTGATCCTGACACAGGTTCTTTACCGCAAGCCTGACCTGACGATGATCCTGAACGGTGCATTGGCGGGCCTGGTGTCCATCACCGCTGAACCGCTGACGCCTTCACTGATGTCCGCTACTTTGATTGGTGCCGTCGGTGGTGTTATCGTGGTCTTCGCAGTGCCACTCTTGGACAAGTTCAAGATCGACGATGTGGTTGGTGCGATCCCAGTTCACCTCTTTGCAGGTATCTGGGGGACAATCGCTGTCGTCTTTACCAATGGCGATGCGAACCTAGGAACGCAGCTTTACTCCATCGTTGTTGTCGGGGCGTTTGTCTTCGTCACATCCGGGATCGTGTGGTTCATCCTCAAGATGACCATGGGCATTCGGGTTAGCGAAGAAGCCGAGATCATGGGCCTAGATATGTCTGAACTGGGCATGGAAGCTTATCCCGAGTTCTCAAAGAGCTAA
- a CDS encoding RidA family protein: MSITSRLAELGVSLPDAPAPAANYVPFVQVGSTLYVSGQISNGPDGLITGKVGDDLDVAAGAAAARICAINLLAQVKAACGGDIERLVRVVKLTGFVNSHGDFKDQPKVINGASDFLVEALGDAGRHARSAVSAGALPLGVAVEIEGIFEVK, encoded by the coding sequence ATGAGTATCACGTCTCGCCTCGCCGAATTGGGTGTCTCACTGCCTGACGCCCCGGCTCCGGCCGCCAACTATGTTCCCTTCGTTCAAGTGGGCAGTACTCTTTATGTTTCCGGCCAAATTTCCAACGGGCCAGACGGATTGATCACCGGCAAAGTCGGTGATGATCTTGATGTTGCCGCGGGTGCTGCAGCGGCACGCATCTGTGCAATCAATTTGCTAGCGCAGGTAAAAGCGGCCTGTGGCGGCGATATCGAGCGTTTGGTGCGCGTGGTTAAGCTGACGGGATTTGTAAATTCTCACGGCGATTTCAAAGATCAGCCCAAAGTGATCAACGGGGCGTCTGATTTTCTAGTCGAAGCTCTGGGCGATGCTGGTCGTCATGCGCGATCTGCTGTGTCCGCAGGCGCATTGCCATTGGGCGTGGCCGTTGAGATCGAGGGAATCTTTGAGGTCAAATGA
- a CDS encoding P-II family nitrogen regulator: MKLIIATIKPFKLEEVREALTDVGVRGLMVTEIKGFGAQSGHTEIYRGAEYVVNFVPKVKLELVVADNVADQMVEVISQTAQTGKIGDGKIFVLDVEQAVRVRTGETGEEAI; encoded by the coding sequence GTGAAACTCATCATTGCCACCATAAAACCATTCAAACTCGAAGAGGTGCGCGAAGCTTTGACCGACGTCGGCGTGCGCGGACTCATGGTTACAGAAATAAAAGGGTTCGGCGCCCAGTCAGGTCACACAGAGATTTACCGTGGCGCAGAATACGTTGTGAATTTTGTGCCCAAGGTAAAGCTCGAGCTGGTTGTTGCAGACAACGTTGCCGACCAGATGGTCGAAGTGATCAGCCAAACGGCACAAACCGGCAAGATCGGCGACGGCAAAATCTTCGTCCTTGATGTCGAGCAGGCCGTGCGGGTTCGCACGGGCGAGACCGGCGAAGAAGCCATTTAA
- a CDS encoding PhzF family phenazine biosynthesis protein — MKPIHISAFAEGAEGGNPAGVWIGDRLPAPAEMQAIAAEIGYSETVFAMPANEGWKVRYYAPQGEVAFCGHATIALGAALGRQEGSGVFALALRDNQITVQARVDGENVQAALQSPSTWSKPLEATLTDQVLGHFGLKRDDLDLRLPPTLAFAGVRHAVLTLSDRAALAAMAYDFDEVRAVMSAHDLTTISLLHIEGPRAFSSRNAFASGGVIEDPATGAAAAALGGMLVDLDWDGLQAGGRFEIAQGVDMGMASRIGVDVSGTPGDSVRVSGAARWMS; from the coding sequence ATGAAACCAATTCACATCTCTGCGTTCGCTGAAGGGGCCGAGGGCGGCAATCCTGCTGGTGTCTGGATCGGTGATAGATTGCCTGCTCCGGCAGAAATGCAGGCGATCGCGGCTGAGATAGGCTATTCTGAAACGGTATTTGCGATGCCTGCGAATGAGGGCTGGAAGGTTCGATACTATGCTCCCCAAGGTGAGGTTGCCTTTTGCGGTCATGCGACGATCGCTTTGGGTGCCGCATTAGGCCGGCAAGAAGGCTCCGGCGTGTTTGCACTTGCACTGCGGGACAATCAAATCACGGTCCAAGCGCGTGTGGATGGTGAAAACGTTCAAGCCGCCCTGCAATCGCCCTCAACTTGGTCAAAACCGCTTGAAGCTACTCTGACGGATCAGGTGTTGGGGCATTTTGGCTTGAAACGGGATGACCTTGACCTCCGATTGCCGCCAACCTTGGCCTTTGCGGGGGTGCGTCACGCGGTTCTGACACTCTCTGATCGGGCTGCCCTAGCCGCGATGGCGTATGATTTTGACGAAGTTCGGGCGGTTATGTCTGCCCATGATTTGACCACGATCAGCTTGCTCCACATTGAAGGACCAAGGGCATTTTCCTCTCGAAATGCTTTTGCGAGCGGGGGCGTTATCGAAGACCCTGCAACCGGGGCTGCCGCTGCTGCGCTTGGTGGGATGCTGGTTGATCTTGACTGGGACGGCTTACAAGCGGGCGGGAGATTTGAGATCGCCCAAGGAGTGGATATGGGCATGGCGTCGCGTATTGGTGTCGATGTATCGGGGACGCCGGGAGACAGCGTTCGCGTCAGCGGTGCGGCGCGCTGGATGTCCTAA
- a CDS encoding glycerophosphodiester phosphodiesterase family protein has protein sequence MTLPPSFSRVPLAHRALHDIADGRPENSRAAVRAAIAAGYGIEIDVQLSADDVAIVFHDYALDRLAKATGPVRLRGASELAGIPLIGNDEGIPNLSEILDLIAGQVPVVIEVKDQDGAMGKNVGPLERATAQALVGYTGDVAVMSFNPHSVALMRDLMPSVPRGLTTSGYLYDEWPLPKPICDRLRDIPDYDDVGACFISHDIDDLDRQRVKALKQDGAVICCWTVRSAGEEAEARKIADTITFEGYAAQHRP, from the coding sequence ATGACCTTGCCACCCAGTTTCAGTCGTGTGCCGCTGGCGCACCGGGCCTTGCATGATATCGCTGATGGGCGACCCGAAAATAGCCGTGCCGCGGTCCGCGCCGCGATCGCTGCCGGCTATGGCATAGAAATCGACGTCCAACTCAGTGCAGATGACGTGGCGATCGTATTTCATGACTATGCGTTGGATCGCCTGGCCAAAGCCACAGGACCTGTGCGTCTACGCGGTGCATCTGAGCTTGCTGGCATACCGCTGATTGGCAATGATGAAGGCATTCCAAATCTGTCTGAAATTCTTGATTTGATTGCTGGTCAGGTGCCCGTGGTGATAGAGGTCAAAGACCAAGATGGAGCGATGGGCAAGAACGTCGGGCCATTGGAACGTGCAACGGCGCAAGCGCTTGTGGGTTACACAGGGGACGTTGCGGTGATGTCGTTCAATCCGCATTCAGTAGCATTGATGCGTGATCTCATGCCGTCGGTGCCGCGCGGGCTGACGACAAGCGGGTATCTATACGACGAGTGGCCGCTGCCCAAGCCGATCTGTGACCGTTTGCGCGACATTCCGGATTACGACGATGTTGGTGCCTGCTTTATCTCTCATGACATCGATGATCTGGACCGTCAGCGGGTCAAGGCGCTCAAACAGGACGGAGCTGTGATCTGCTGTTGGACGGTTCGGAGTGCTGGGGAAGAAGCCGAAGCCCGAAAAATTGCCGATACGATCACCTTTGAGGGATATGCGGCGCAGCACCGCCCTTGA